The following proteins are encoded in a genomic region of Gemmatimonadota bacterium:
- a CDS encoding amidase — MERRRFFGTTVAGGVGMALSTTGCGPAPTPARGGAPAAQTVPPFELDEVTVDQLQRAMDSGERSARSITQLYLERIEALDRQGPELGSVIEVNPEALEIAEALDAERRERGPRGPLHGVPVALKDNIDTHDRMTTTAGSLALEGSIAPRDAFIVERLRAAGAIVLAKLNMSEWAYFRGERATSGWSGRGGQCRNPYALDRNPCGSSSGSGAAASANLAALTIGTETGGSIMCPSSSNGVVGIKPTVGLWSRSGIIPISHSQDTAGPMCRSVRDAALLLGPLTGVDPRDEATLASEGRFHADYTQFLDAGGLRGARIGVARSFGGFDPRIVTLFDEAIEAMRAEGAVIVDPANLEQSNWNDNLPLLLLEYEFKADLNAYLATLGPEAPVRTLADIIAFNERNADREMPHFGQERMIAAEARGPLTDRDYLDAKRIIQRANREDGIDRLMDQHGLDAIVAPTRDLPWPTDHIKGDRSDGGSSAGPAAIAGYPDISVPMGFVKGLPVGISFFGRAWSEPVLLRIAYAYEQATHHRRAPTFAPTLG, encoded by the coding sequence ATGGAACGTCGGCGTTTCTTCGGCACCACCGTCGCAGGAGGCGTGGGGATGGCGCTCTCCACCACCGGCTGCGGACCGGCCCCGACCCCCGCTCGGGGGGGTGCCCCCGCCGCGCAGACGGTTCCGCCGTTCGAACTGGACGAGGTCACCGTCGACCAGCTCCAGCGCGCGATGGACAGCGGCGAGCGCTCGGCGCGCAGCATCACGCAGCTGTACCTCGAGCGGATCGAGGCGCTCGATCGCCAGGGCCCGGAGCTCGGGTCGGTCATCGAGGTGAACCCGGAAGCGCTGGAGATCGCCGAGGCCCTCGATGCGGAGCGTCGGGAGCGCGGTCCCCGCGGTCCGCTGCACGGCGTTCCGGTCGCGCTGAAGGACAACATCGACACACACGACCGGATGACCACCACCGCGGGCTCGCTCGCGCTCGAGGGCTCCATCGCGCCGCGCGATGCCTTCATCGTGGAGCGGCTGCGCGCCGCCGGCGCCATCGTGCTCGCCAAGCTGAACATGAGCGAGTGGGCGTACTTCCGCGGCGAGCGCGCCACCTCGGGCTGGAGCGGCAGGGGAGGGCAATGCCGCAATCCGTACGCGCTGGACCGCAATCCCTGCGGATCCAGCTCGGGCTCGGGCGCGGCTGCGTCCGCGAACCTGGCCGCGCTGACCATCGGCACGGAGACGGGCGGGTCGATCATGTGTCCGTCCTCGAGCAACGGGGTGGTGGGCATCAAGCCCACGGTGGGCTTGTGGAGTCGGTCCGGGATCATCCCCATCTCGCACTCGCAGGACACGGCGGGTCCCATGTGCCGCAGCGTGCGGGACGCAGCGCTGCTTCTCGGCCCGCTGACGGGTGTCGACCCTCGGGATGAGGCCACCCTCGCCAGTGAGGGGCGCTTCCACGCGGACTACACGCAGTTCCTGGACGCGGGCGGGCTGCGCGGGGCGCGCATCGGCGTCGCGCGCAGCTTCGGGGGCTTCGACCCACGCATCGTCACCCTGTTCGACGAAGCGATCGAGGCGATGCGGGCCGAGGGTGCGGTGATCGTCGATCCCGCGAACCTCGAGCAGTCCAACTGGAACGACAATCTGCCGTTGCTGCTGCTGGAGTACGAGTTCAAGGCCGATCTGAACGCCTACCTGGCCACGCTGGGCCCGGAGGCACCGGTCCGGACCCTCGCCGACATCATCGCCTTCAACGAGCGCAACGCGGACCGCGAGATGCCCCACTTCGGGCAGGAGCGCATGATCGCCGCCGAAGCGCGCGGCCCGCTCACGGACCGCGACTATCTGGACGCCAAGCGGATCATCCAGCGCGCGAACCGCGAGGACGGCATCGACCGCCTGATGGATCAGCACGGTCTGGATGCGATCGTGGCGCCTACCCGCGACCTCCCCTGGCCCACGGACCACATCAAGGGCGACCGTTCCGACGGAGGGAGCTCCGCGGGCCCGGCCGCGATCGCGGGCTATCCGGACATCAGCGTCCCCATGGGCTTCGTGAAGGGCCTGCCCGTCGGCATCTCCTTCTTCGGCAGGGCCTGGAGCGAACCGGTCCTGCTCCGCATCGCCTACGCCTACGAGCAGGCCACCCACCACCGTCGCGCCCCGACCTTCGCCCCGACCCTGGGCTGA
- a CDS encoding 6-bladed beta-propeller produces the protein MPGRSEGLRRSAATLLLGAVAACGGVEGTADSGAGVRVTDSAGVAIVSNEGPLLTGADRWVVDLGEEGRYGYGDDPDEGLMFPMAARSLSDGRVVVGDQGTRQLKLFSPDGRFLQSVGRDGEGPGEFRSVFGLWVTAGDTLVVWDIALARLTRFDAAGRHIASRALPGDPTPPVLLGLLPDGSPVGTFPAEDAFESAMTRPPGTRIQTQDALARFDGAGRAPSTIASRPGDVLEVTRFEGAPAIGSPRFSPQPTWALHDARIFYTPAASFEVQMLDGNGALQWITRRPEGDLRITDEMIAAYKAWAIRLEEANPDRFRGTRARMEDAVFPERKPSVGTLLVDARGNVWARPVDMPFDSLADWSVFSPEGRWITDVTVPGMPWTILEIGDAHLLARTTDALDVPYIVRVPLRKPGGTPSAGAR, from the coding sequence GTGCCGGGTAGGTCGGAGGGGCTACGACGTAGTGCGGCGACCCTGCTGCTCGGCGCGGTGGCGGCCTGTGGCGGCGTGGAAGGGACCGCCGATTCCGGCGCGGGGGTGCGCGTGACGGACAGCGCCGGCGTGGCCATCGTCTCGAACGAGGGGCCGCTCCTCACCGGTGCCGACCGCTGGGTGGTCGACCTCGGCGAAGAGGGCCGGTACGGCTACGGGGACGACCCCGACGAGGGGCTGATGTTTCCGATGGCCGCGCGCAGCCTGTCCGACGGCCGCGTCGTGGTCGGCGACCAGGGGACCCGACAGCTCAAGCTCTTCTCCCCCGACGGCCGCTTCCTGCAGTCGGTCGGGCGCGATGGCGAAGGGCCCGGGGAGTTCCGGAGCGTGTTCGGGCTCTGGGTCACCGCGGGAGACACCCTGGTGGTGTGGGACATCGCCTTGGCGCGGCTCACGCGCTTCGACGCCGCCGGCCGGCACATCGCCTCGCGGGCGCTGCCCGGAGACCCGACCCCGCCGGTCCTGTTGGGTCTTCTCCCGGATGGTTCGCCGGTGGGCACATTCCCGGCGGAGGACGCGTTCGAAAGCGCCATGACGCGACCGCCCGGTACGCGGATCCAGACGCAGGACGCCCTCGCCCGCTTCGACGGGGCAGGCCGCGCGCCGAGTACGATCGCGAGCAGGCCGGGGGACGTGCTGGAAGTGACGCGCTTCGAAGGCGCGCCCGCGATCGGGTCTCCCCGCTTCAGCCCGCAGCCCACGTGGGCACTCCACGACGCGCGGATCTTCTACACGCCGGCCGCATCGTTCGAGGTGCAGATGCTGGACGGGAACGGTGCGCTGCAGTGGATCACCCGCCGCCCGGAGGGAGACCTCCGCATCACGGACGAGATGATCGCGGCCTACAAGGCCTGGGCGATCCGGTTGGAGGAGGCCAATCCCGACCGGTTCCGAGGCACCCGCGCCCGGATGGAGGACGCCGTCTTCCCGGAGCGCAAGCCGTCCGTGGGCACCCTCCTCGTCGACGCGCGCGGCAACGTCTGGGCCCGCCCGGTCGATATGCCGTTCGACTCCCTGGCGGACTGGTCCGTCTTCTCGCCCGAGGGCCGCTGGATCACGGACGTGACCGTGCCAGGGATGCCGTGGACCATCCTGGAGATCGGAGATGCGCACCTGCTCGCGCGCACCACGGACGCCTTGGACGTCCCGTACATCGTGCGCGTGCCGCTGCGCAAGCCCGGCGGCACACCGAGCGCGGGAGCTCGCTGA
- a CDS encoding NADP-dependent isocitrate dehydrogenase, translating to MSTTPPILYTWTDEAPALATYAFLPVIRAFAGAAGVPVETRDISLAGRILAVFSDRLEPARRVRDDLAELGRLVETPEANVIKLPNVSASIPQMKACIAELQARGYALPDYPDEPSTDEERDIRARYDKVKGSAVNPVLRQGNSDRRAPRSVKEYARANPPRMRAWPEDSGTHVATMGSGDFRSNERSVTLTAATTARIEHVAEDGNVTVLKDGLALKAGEVLDATFMSKRALVAFLTEQVQDAKARGVLFSLHLKATMMKVSDPILFGHAVRVFFADVFRAHGATLERIGADPNNGLGDVLGKIRQLPEDQRSAIEGAIAQAYADGPALAMVNSDKGITNLHVPSDVIIDASMPPLIRDSGRMWNAAGALQDTKAVIPDSSYAGIYDAVVRDCQAHGQFDPSTMGSVPNVGLMAQKAEEYGSHDKTFEIATAGTVRIVDAEGRTLLEHAVEPGDIWRACQTKDAAIRDWVKLAVTRARASGAPAVFWLDRARAHDAELITKVERYLADHDTNGLTLEILAPVDAMRYSLERIRRGEDTISVTGNVLRDYLTDLFPILEIGTSARMLSVVPLLNGGGLFETGAGGSAPKHVQQFQEEGHLRWDSLGEYMALAASFEHLADGFQAPGARVLADALDAAVADYLRHDRSPGRDVGQLDNRGSTFYLTLYWARALAAQTEDAALADRFRPVAEALSANEARIVEELNAAQGRAEDLGGYYMPDPARADAAMRPSPTLNGVLEGV from the coding sequence ATGAGCACGACACCGCCGATCCTGTACACCTGGACCGATGAGGCCCCGGCCCTGGCCACGTACGCCTTCCTCCCCGTCATCCGGGCCTTCGCCGGTGCCGCCGGCGTCCCGGTGGAGACGCGGGACATCTCGTTGGCCGGGCGCATCCTGGCGGTGTTCTCCGACCGGCTCGAGCCGGCCCGCAGGGTCCGCGACGACCTCGCGGAGCTGGGCCGCCTGGTGGAGACGCCGGAAGCCAACGTCATCAAGCTTCCGAACGTGAGCGCGTCCATCCCGCAGATGAAGGCGTGCATCGCGGAGCTGCAGGCGAGGGGCTACGCGCTGCCCGACTATCCGGACGAGCCCTCGACGGACGAGGAGCGCGACATCCGTGCGCGCTACGACAAGGTGAAGGGGAGCGCCGTGAACCCCGTGCTGCGCCAGGGCAACTCCGACCGCCGCGCACCCCGGTCGGTCAAGGAGTACGCGCGCGCCAACCCGCCCCGCATGCGGGCCTGGCCGGAGGACTCGGGCACCCACGTCGCGACGATGGGGAGCGGGGACTTCCGGAGCAACGAGCGCTCCGTGACGCTGACGGCGGCCACCACGGCGCGCATCGAGCATGTCGCCGAAGACGGGAACGTGACCGTGCTCAAGGACGGACTGGCGCTGAAGGCCGGCGAGGTGCTCGACGCCACCTTCATGAGCAAGCGGGCGCTGGTCGCGTTCCTGACGGAGCAGGTGCAGGACGCCAAGGCCCGGGGTGTGCTGTTCTCGCTGCACCTCAAGGCCACCATGATGAAGGTCTCCGACCCCATCCTGTTCGGTCATGCGGTACGGGTCTTCTTCGCCGATGTCTTCCGTGCGCACGGCGCGACGCTGGAGCGGATCGGTGCCGACCCCAACAACGGCCTCGGCGACGTGCTGGGCAAGATCCGCCAGCTTCCCGAAGACCAGCGGTCGGCGATCGAGGGTGCGATCGCGCAGGCCTACGCGGACGGGCCCGCGCTCGCGATGGTCAACTCCGACAAGGGCATCACCAACCTGCACGTCCCGAGCGACGTGATCATCGACGCCTCGATGCCGCCCCTGATCCGCGACTCCGGTCGGATGTGGAACGCGGCCGGCGCGCTCCAGGACACCAAGGCGGTGATCCCGGACTCCAGCTACGCGGGCATCTACGACGCCGTGGTGCGGGACTGCCAGGCGCATGGGCAGTTCGACCCGTCCACCATGGGCAGTGTCCCGAACGTGGGCCTGATGGCGCAGAAGGCCGAGGAGTACGGGTCGCACGACAAGACCTTCGAGATCGCGACCGCGGGGACGGTGCGCATCGTGGACGCCGAGGGGCGCACGCTGCTGGAGCACGCCGTGGAGCCCGGCGACATCTGGCGCGCGTGTCAGACCAAGGACGCGGCCATCCGCGACTGGGTCAAGCTGGCGGTGACGCGCGCCCGGGCCAGTGGCGCCCCCGCCGTGTTCTGGCTGGACCGCGCGCGCGCACACGACGCCGAGCTCATCACCAAGGTGGAGCGCTACCTGGCGGACCACGACACGAACGGCCTGACGCTCGAGATCCTCGCGCCCGTGGACGCCATGCGCTACTCGCTCGAGCGCATCCGCCGGGGAGAGGACACCATCTCCGTCACCGGCAACGTGCTGCGCGACTACCTGACGGACCTCTTCCCGATCCTGGAGATCGGAACGAGCGCGCGCATGCTGTCCGTCGTCCCGCTACTCAACGGCGGAGGCCTGTTCGAGACGGGTGCGGGCGGCTCCGCACCCAAGCACGTGCAGCAGTTCCAGGAGGAAGGGCACCTGCGCTGGGATTCGCTCGGCGAGTACATGGCGCTGGCCGCGTCGTTCGAGCATCTGGCGGATGGGTTCCAGGCCCCGGGGGCCCGGGTCCTGGCGGACGCGCTGGATGCCGCCGTCGCCGACTACCTCCGCCACGATCGCTCGCCGGGTCGCGACGTGGGTCAGCTCGACAATCGCGGAAGCACGTTCTACCTGACCCTCTACTGGGCTCGGGCGCTCGCGGCCCAGACGGAGGACGCGGCGCTGGCGGACCGCTTCCGGCCCGTCGCCGAAGCGCTGTCCGCCAACGAGGCACGGATCGTCGAGGAGCTCAACGCCGCACAGGGTCGCGCCGAGGATCTCGGTGGCTACTACATGCCCGATCCCGCGCGGGCGGACGCGGCCATGCGGCCCAGCCCGACGCTGAACGGGGTGCTGGAGGGGGTGTAG
- a CDS encoding AAA family ATPase, whose protein sequence is MTPPRVHIRTLGGAEARAPGADQTLAGKPLALFLYLAVERRDVARDEMAELLWPASERSRARQSVRQALYHLRSRFGPDVVLGDDPVRVALTPEDVDLEALEHCLSHGRPSACLDLYGGPFLAGFSLPDAAPFMDWVEERRLDLARRLARALHDEALGARAAGDVEGASLLLGHAARIHPESQPVRLSLIEALLDQGRVEEARQALSDLFRDLEPTGEAREQAREFERRISLSTQARASVSNGAPELPLVGRNTDLAQLLALSRDAGRGITRVGLLAGPPGIGRSRLLAEARRSLAGSATWLGLRLHAGDERHRFGAVADLAEALLALPGAAGIHAASDELLRILLPGSPRSSELAALESVPLSGALRDLIDAVSGENALVVAIDDVHWMDPDSQAVFGRTFLRLTHARCLLLLSAADPLERRGLDALRGLLDGEEVARVRLRPLTLDQVAEAVDSAMDVDPPDTHPRVAQELHRLTAGLPLHLAAALRALRERGWIARREDRWVLDARQIERAGVELGSLADLLTERFGRLSAEARQVATTLASGGSAAADDPPASFGVAPAEFERVVQDLLERGLVERTEGGRLVFVHESLREVALRAQDAGRPAGSEASALRRLAGIVVLATLVFGWLGFVRWQNAQPPFPFGEGHLIAYGPDGVLAIRAPERDGGPWVVQPAEEVLGWAPAFDPLLRHVRAVRTPEDGVRWYATWDRQELQPAAVELTPRGTAVRYDSEGDDAALGASADGHTLLVASENGVRDPYALDLQLVREDGAVRPLVTGTDKIAGAWSPDGTRILAVLTAAVDSLVLLSPSGTRLWSRAVEPFTTSTAPAWCADSRHAVVGVFDHWKSGWIVVDTDTGEWEVLSTERMPAPVVCFGDGVAVAGTTRGTTGLPEIEIRDLRRGANLVLARISGTAANSGNLSWLPVRAPRAPASLAVLPDSVVIPWGDSVNATARLRSWVGEEWVPEEVQWRSLDANIASVDSLGRISGNGPGRTGIVADYASWLNDTVVVDVRGEPREDVLLLDRFTDASLAQWQERGDPQPRAVSLADGPALRLLGDGRYSDGIISRQRFRLARGFTLEMRIRYRSTRRDRQRWELCLLSSDADTIVLQAERYSCLVYPLGELAKWDSTRAGLSRQGLLPRIADTGDLGDDQWHHVALQVRADGETSVVVDRQVVLVTRDAFPIRADLDWRVGIHGHAVDTEMYVRDVTLWEGIRYSTDGVPDGPS, encoded by the coding sequence GTGACGCCGCCCAGGGTGCACATCCGCACGCTCGGGGGCGCGGAGGCCCGAGCCCCGGGCGCCGACCAGACGCTGGCCGGGAAGCCGCTCGCGCTCTTCCTGTACCTCGCCGTCGAGCGCCGTGATGTCGCGCGCGACGAGATGGCCGAGCTCCTGTGGCCGGCGAGCGAGCGGTCCCGCGCGCGCCAGTCGGTCCGGCAGGCGCTGTATCACCTGCGGAGTCGCTTCGGCCCGGACGTGGTCCTCGGCGACGATCCGGTGCGCGTGGCGCTCACTCCTGAGGACGTGGACCTCGAGGCCCTGGAACACTGCCTCTCGCATGGGCGTCCCTCCGCGTGCCTGGACCTCTACGGCGGTCCCTTTCTCGCGGGGTTCTCGCTCCCCGATGCCGCTCCCTTCATGGACTGGGTGGAGGAGCGCCGCCTGGACCTGGCCCGCCGCCTGGCCCGCGCACTGCACGACGAGGCGCTCGGCGCGCGGGCGGCCGGCGACGTGGAAGGCGCGAGTCTCCTGCTGGGGCATGCCGCCCGGATCCATCCCGAGTCGCAACCGGTGCGATTGTCGCTGATCGAAGCGCTTCTGGATCAGGGTCGGGTGGAGGAGGCGCGCCAGGCCCTCTCCGACCTCTTCCGCGACCTCGAGCCGACGGGAGAGGCGCGCGAGCAGGCGCGCGAGTTTGAGCGGCGCATCTCCCTGTCGACGCAGGCCCGCGCGAGCGTATCCAACGGCGCGCCGGAGCTGCCTCTGGTGGGCCGGAACACGGACCTGGCGCAGCTCCTGGCGCTGTCCCGCGATGCGGGGCGAGGCATCACCCGCGTCGGCCTGCTGGCCGGCCCGCCCGGGATCGGACGGAGTCGCCTGCTCGCCGAGGCGCGCCGCTCCCTCGCCGGGTCCGCGACCTGGCTGGGCCTGCGTCTCCACGCGGGCGATGAGCGTCACCGCTTCGGCGCGGTCGCGGACCTGGCCGAGGCGCTCCTGGCCCTGCCCGGCGCAGCCGGCATCCACGCCGCGTCGGATGAGCTGCTCCGCATCCTGCTGCCGGGGTCGCCGCGATCCTCGGAGCTGGCCGCCCTGGAGAGCGTGCCCCTCTCGGGTGCGTTGCGCGACCTCATCGATGCGGTCTCCGGCGAGAACGCGCTGGTCGTCGCGATCGACGACGTGCACTGGATGGATCCCGACTCGCAGGCGGTCTTCGGACGCACCTTCCTACGTCTCACGCACGCGCGCTGCCTGCTGCTCCTGTCGGCCGCCGATCCGCTCGAACGCCGCGGTCTGGACGCGTTGCGCGGGCTCCTGGACGGCGAGGAGGTGGCCCGTGTCCGGTTGCGGCCTCTGACCCTGGACCAGGTCGCCGAGGCGGTGGACAGCGCAATGGACGTCGATCCTCCCGACACCCACCCGCGGGTGGCGCAGGAGCTGCACCGGCTGACCGCGGGCCTGCCGCTCCACCTGGCAGCCGCTCTTCGGGCGCTGCGCGAGCGCGGCTGGATCGCGCGCCGGGAAGATCGGTGGGTGTTGGACGCGCGGCAGATCGAACGCGCGGGCGTGGAGCTGGGCTCCCTGGCGGACCTCCTGACCGAACGATTCGGACGGCTCTCCGCGGAGGCCCGACAGGTGGCGACCACGCTCGCCAGCGGAGGCTCAGCGGCCGCCGATGATCCTCCGGCGTCGTTCGGAGTCGCGCCCGCGGAGTTCGAACGGGTGGTGCAGGACCTGCTCGAGCGGGGGCTCGTCGAACGCACGGAGGGAGGCCGCCTCGTGTTCGTCCACGAGAGCCTGCGCGAGGTGGCCTTGCGCGCCCAGGACGCGGGGCGCCCCGCCGGCTCCGAGGCTTCCGCCTTGCGCCGTCTGGCCGGGATCGTGGTCCTGGCCACACTGGTGTTCGGGTGGCTGGGCTTCGTGCGCTGGCAGAACGCGCAACCCCCCTTCCCGTTCGGCGAGGGGCATCTCATCGCCTACGGACCGGACGGCGTCCTGGCCATCCGCGCGCCCGAGCGGGACGGGGGTCCGTGGGTCGTGCAGCCCGCGGAGGAGGTGCTGGGGTGGGCACCGGCGTTCGATCCCCTGCTCCGGCACGTGCGGGCGGTGCGGACGCCGGAGGACGGTGTGCGGTGGTATGCGACGTGGGATCGACAGGAGCTGCAGCCCGCGGCGGTGGAGCTCACACCTCGGGGCACGGCGGTGCGCTACGACTCGGAGGGCGACGACGCGGCCCTGGGCGCATCCGCGGACGGACACACGCTGCTGGTGGCGAGCGAGAACGGCGTCCGCGATCCGTACGCGTTGGACCTCCAGCTCGTACGCGAGGACGGCGCCGTCCGTCCGCTGGTGACGGGGACGGACAAGATCGCTGGGGCATGGTCGCCGGACGGGACACGGATCCTCGCGGTACTCACGGCTGCGGTCGATTCGCTTGTGCTGCTCAGTCCATCCGGGACGCGGCTCTGGAGCCGCGCCGTGGAGCCGTTCACCACGTCGACAGCGCCGGCCTGGTGCGCCGATTCCCGCCATGCGGTGGTCGGTGTGTTCGACCATTGGAAGAGTGGGTGGATCGTTGTCGACACCGACACCGGCGAGTGGGAGGTGCTGTCCACGGAGCGGATGCCGGCACCGGTGGTATGCTTCGGCGACGGAGTGGCCGTCGCAGGAACCACACGCGGGACGACCGGGCTCCCCGAGATCGAGATCCGCGATCTGCGCCGCGGAGCGAATCTCGTCCTCGCGCGCATCTCGGGGACAGCCGCCAATTCCGGAAACCTCTCCTGGCTCCCGGTCCGCGCACCCCGGGCTCCTGCTTCTCTCGCCGTCCTTCCCGACTCGGTCGTGATCCCATGGGGCGACTCGGTCAACGCAACAGCGCGCCTCCGTTCGTGGGTCGGAGAGGAATGGGTCCCTGAGGAGGTGCAGTGGCGTTCGCTCGATGCCAACATCGCGTCCGTGGACAGCCTGGGACGCATCTCGGGCAACGGACCGGGGCGGACCGGGATCGTGGCGGACTATGCCTCCTGGCTGAACGACACTGTCGTCGTGGACGTGCGGGGCGAGCCTCGGGAGGACGTGCTGCTGCTGGACCGGTTCACGGATGCCTCTCTCGCACAGTGGCAGGAGCGCGGCGACCCGCAGCCCCGGGCCGTGTCTCTCGCCGACGGGCCGGCGCTCAGGTTGCTCGGGGACGGTCGGTACTCGGATGGGATCATCTCCCGGCAGCGTTTTCGCCTGGCCCGTGGGTTCACGTTGGAGATGCGCATCCGGTATCGCTCTACACGGCGCGACCGACAGCGCTGGGAACTCTGCCTCCTCTCCTCGGACGCGGACACGATCGTGCTCCAGGCCGAACGGTACAGCTGCCTCGTCTACCCCCTGGGCGAGCTTGCGAAATGGGACAGTACGCGAGCCGGGCTGAGCCGACAGGGCCTCCTGCCGCGCATCGCGGACACCGGCGACCTCGGCGACGACCAGTGGCACCACGTCGCCCTGCAGGTCCGCGCGGACGGCGAGACCAGCGTGGTCGTCGACCGCCAGGTGGTGCTCGTCACGCGGGACGCCTTCCCCATCCGGGCGGATCTCGACTGGCGGGTGGGGATCCACGGCCATGCCGTCGACACCGAGATGTACGTGCGTGACGTGACCCTCTGGGAGGGGATCCGCTACAGCACGGACGGAGTGCCGGACGGGCCGTCCTGA